The stretch of DNA ATTTATTCGGTGAAATAACTGATAATACTGAGATTCCTTGGTCAATTAAACTGTTTAGTCTGGGTTTAACCATAGCAGGAACAGTATTTGTCGGTGTTCTTTATGCTGTATTGACAGAAGCATTATTATCTTCTCGTTTTGAATTTGCTAAACCGCGTTTTCCTCTGCCTCAAAACAATCATGTCGTCATTATCGGATTAGGTAGAGTAGGACAACAAGTAATTAATTTATTACAACAATTTCAACAAACTGTAATTGGCATTATTTTTAAACCTCAGATTCAATCACAATATTCAATTCCGATCCTCTATGGCAATATTCAAGAAACTTTATCACAAGCTAATTTAACTCAAGCTAAAAGTGTGGTGATTGTCACCGATGATGAAGTACTTAATTTAGAAGTTGCTTTAATGATACGAACAATTAATCCTTTGCTTCATCTAGTGATCCGTACTTCAGGCAATCGTTCTGGTCAACATTTAACTAAATTATTACCAAACATTCAAGCAATTGGAGTCAATACGGTTGCTGCGGAAGTATTTGCAGGTGCTGCTTTTGGTGAAAATATTTTGAGTGTTTTCCGTCTCAATCAACAGACAATTTTAGTAACAGAATATCAAATTGAAATTAACGATACTCTCAATGGTTTATTGTTAGGAGAACTTGCCTATGGTTATGATGTTATCCCAATTTTTTATCAAAAACCTGTTCATTCTTCGATGTTTTTACCCTCAGAAGAATTAAAATTGGTCACTGGCGATCGCCTGATCATTTTAGCAACAATTGAAGGATTACGTCGGATCGAACAAGGTCAAATTGATCTGACAAGTAAATGTTGGCAAATTAAAATTATTCAAGCATTAACTCCCGATGCGATTTTTGAAGGAGCAAATTTGATTTCTAGAATTACTGGTTGTAGTCTTGTTTTAGCACGACAAACTATGAATAATTTACCTCAAATTTTACCTTTATTTCTTTATCAACCACAAGCGCAAAAATTGGTAAGAGAATTACAAAAAACTTTAGTGACATCAATCATCTTTGCTGCTGATGAAAATTAATATGATAAAATTTTTAACAAGTAAAGGAAATACAAAATACTTAAAATATTTAGACAACAAGATTTATTTCGGATTCATCTTAATTACGATTAACAATTACAATTTGCCATTGACCAGATTGACTAGTTTGAAAAGCTACTTTACTGCCATCACCGCTAATAGTTGGATGACTAACCGAACCGCGAACATTAGCACTTAATAATTCTGTGGTTTGAGTTTGACGATTATAAACAAAAATATCAGTTTTACCCCGTTCATTGGAAACATAAGCTAAATATTGTCCGTCAGCACTGAGGGAAGGTTGGTCTTGAGAAGAATTTCGACGATTGAGGTTGGGCAATGAAACCAATTGACGCTGTTGTAAATCATACAAAAAAATGTCTCGATTGCTATTACGGTCTGAAGCAAAAGCGAGATAGCGACCATCACTACTATAAGTAGGGTGTTCTTCAGCAGAGTTACTATTAATTCCTCCTGTCAAAATTTCAGGGGTAGTCAATAAAGCTCGGCTACAACTACTCATCAAAGCAGCACTAAGGAAACATAACCAGATTAAATTAAACTTTCCTAAAGCCTTCATTTATTTTATCTTAATGGTAGTTTCTTGTTTTTCAGCAAATTTACCAAGAAAATGTAAAATTATACATGATTCAGGAGTCATCGGTATACCGCCGTTTAACGGACGAGGCGTACAAGTTCCGCCTACAAGCTGCGGAGTTTACTGCGATTAGTCAAACAAATTCAATTCCTGAGTTTAAGCAACTATTGTGAATGGACGGTACACTGTCATTAAACGACAGTTCCTATGTTCATTGCTTTCCGCAGTCAGTATCTCGATCTCAATATCTAATGAATAGTCCTGCTTCTCGTTCTACTATTGCTTGGTTGCTTTTTACTAGCGATATCATCGGCTTACTGTTCTGTTTTAATTTAGCTTTTTTGTTGCGCTTAGAAGAAATTATCGATTGGCGATCGCCAATTTTATATGGATTAATTTTAGTTTATTTACTAGGGCTTTATTTAGCAGATACCTATCGACTAGAAATTAAACTTTCTGGTCTGTGGACTTCAGAAAGAGTTTTATTTGGAATATTGGCTACAGTTACTGTCATTACTTCCTGTATTTATCTTACTGGCTTATGGGGAAGTGAACCAATTGTTGGAAGAGGTATTTTATTCATTAGCGTTGGTTTTTTTACAATTTGGGCGATCGCCTGGAGATTATTAACAGGAAAATGGGTAAAAATTACTGAAGCAAAAAGTCGTTTTTTAGTTTTAGGTAGTGGCGAACAAGCTTTACGTTTTGGTTTAGAATATCAAAGTTTTCATGCCAAAACTGATTTTGTTTTTTTAACAAAAAATAATTTAGAAATTAACCAAAAACTTGAAACAGAGCAAAATTTAATTATTGATAATTTTGATAATTTTAGTACTTGGAGTAAGCAATCTTGGTCAGGAGTTTTAATCGACGATACAGTAGATAATCTTTCTAATGAAATGATTAGAGAGTTAATGGAGATGCGATTAAAAGGTGTATATGTTTACAGCTTGGCAAATTTTTGCGAACAATATTGGCAAAAAATTCCACCTTCCTATATTCAAGATGATTGGTTTGCTTTCACTTCAGGCTTTAGTATTTTACATAATCGCATTAATATTAAACTTAAAAAAGTAATTGATAAAGTAGCAGCAGGATTGTTGTTAATCCTAACCTTCCCACTATTTGTACTCGTAGCAATTGCCATTAAACTAGATAGTCCTGGTGCCATTCTTTATTCCCAAGTCCGAACAGGATTAAACGGTAAAAAGTTTAAAGTTTATAAGTTTCGTTCGATGTGTCAAAATGCGGAAAAACAAGGAATTCAATGGGCAAAAAAAAGAGATCCTAGAATCACGAGAGTAGGTTTTTTTCTCCGTCTTAGCAGAATTGATGAACTACCACAAATTTGGAATGTTCTTAAAGGAGATATGAGTTTAGTAGGCCCGCGTCCAGAAAGACCAGAATTTGATTTACAGTTAAGAGAAGAAATTCCTTACTATGATGTTCGTTATTTAGTTAAACCAGGAATTACAGGATGGGCGCAAGTTTGTTATCCTTACGGTTCTTCAGTAGAAGACGCTTATCAAAAAGTTGCTTACGACCTATACTATATTAAAAATTATTCCTTGCTTTTAGACCTCAAAATTGCTTTTAAAACCTTGCGTGTGATGATTTTAGGCAAAGGAAGGTAACTTGAAAAAGTAGTGATTTAATTTAATTGAATAAGTAATCCTCAATAGAACCTATAACAATACACAATCGCAGTCTTACCTCACAAAACTGTAAGATTTACTTAATACTTGCAGTGATGTAAACGAGGTATAAATTTTTATGACCGTTGCCACCAACATTCCAGCATTTTGTCAAGGTATTCAGTATTTTCAAGAAAAATTGTCGGGTTTTGCTGAATACGGGCAAGAACCAGCTATCAAAGAGGGAGAAATTGCGATCGCCTCTACTCAAGACAAAGCAGCGGTTTATCAAACCATGTTAGCAGCCGATGCGCTACGTTATCTAACTCTACAAATTACTGCTAGTAAAGAATCAGGACATCCAGGCGGGTTTGCAAGTATTGCCGATACTATTGCTGCTTTAGTGATGCTAGGCTACAAAAACATTATTACTGAAGTAGGACATCACGCCCCAGGGTTTTATAGTAATGTCTTTTTAGATACTTCCTTAGAAGCAATAAGTATTAATACCGTGCAGGATTTACGCGATCGCTTTCGAGAAATGCACGGACTTTTAGGACACTTATCAGGACAAATTCCAGGACTATTAAATCCCGCAGGACCTTTAGGACAAGGACAACACTTTGCGATGGCAGGGGCAAAACTTCATCCTGGTGTGCTATTCCCTGTTACCATTGGCGATGGGGGTTTGGGCGAACCCTATATCATGAGTAGTTTTGGTCATTTTAATACTGCCTATCCTGAAGTTACCAATTTCTTACCGATTCTAGTTTGGAATGGTTATTCTCAAGAACACCACAGTATGGTGTCTACCAAAACCAATGAAGAGATGATTGCTTATTGGCATGGTAATGGTTTTGCAGAAGTAATTTTAGTTAATGCTAAAGATTATGATGATAGCAATCAACCAGGAGAATATGTAGATAGCACCAAGTTCTCTTTTGACAGTAGAATGGCATTTACTCAAGCAATCTTAGAAGCAACGGATCAAGCTGCTAAATCTGCATTGAGTGGAAAACTAACCGTTTTAATTATTAAGCAATTAAAAGGTGCAGGTGTACATAAACGAGGCGCACAATCCCATAATTTATATCCAGGAGATAGTGTAGAAAAAGATTATATTGTTAACGCATTACAAGAGAGGGCATTAACTCCTGAAGCTTGGCAACTAGTTAGAACTAATTATCTTCGTTCTAATGGTGGTGCAGCAGTAGATACAGTAGTTACAGAAAAAGAATTACCTTTACCAGACTTAGGCAACTTACCCTTAGAAGAATATCCTGTCGAAGGAGATAAAAAAGTTGCTACGACAGCAATGGGTGCGATCGTAGGTTATGTTGGTAAACAAGACCCTAATTTTGTCGTGACAAATGCTGATGGAAATGCAGCATCAGGCATCAATAATATTAATGTTGCTCTCAAAATTATTCATCCTACCACCGATGATCTTTACTTTCAGCAACCCCAAGGACAAGTTTACGAACCTCTTAGTGAAGATGCTTGTGCTGGTTTAGCAGTTGGGTTAGCTTTGTTTGGGGCGCGTACTCTTTGGTGTTCTTATGAATCTTTTGCCATCAATGGTTTACCTATTTGGCAAACTGTCACCCAAGCCATGGCAGAATTACGTCGTACTACACCTTCTACTATTACCTTGTTTACCGCAGGGGCATTAGAACAAGGACGCAACGGTTGGACTCACCAACGTCCCGAAATTGAAAACTACTTCGCTGCCATGATGCGCAATGGTAATGTTTTTCCTCTCTTTCCTTGTGATGCCAATAGTATCCAGGTTTGTTACGAATGGGCATTGAGTACTAGAAATAAAGGTATTACTATTACTGCTAGTAAATCTCCTCTCCCAATTCGGACTACTTTTGCTCAAACTCACGAAGGATTAGAAAAAGGTGCAGTAGTATTGCAAGAGATATCTGGAGATAAAACGGTGACTTTTGCTGTCATCGGTGATATGACCTTAATTCCCGTTTTTGAAGCAGCAGAACAACTCAAATCTCAAGGAATTGGTTGTAAAATTGTTTCTGTAATTAATCCTCGTCGTTTATACCGTTCTTCCGATGTTGCTTGGGAAACTTGTAGCGAAAAAGACGGCGGTTTCTTAACTGATGCAGAGTTTGACAACCTATTTAGTGGTGATGCCTTAATTGGAATTACTGGTGGTACAAGTGCCATGTTAGAAACCATTATGTTGCGTAGTAATTCTAGGCGAGATGTATTTGCTTGGAAGCGTGGCGAAACTACTGCTAGTGCTGGTCAAATTATGGCGTTTAATGGTTTAACCGCCGATAATTTTGTCAAGCGTGCCAGACAATTGATTGGCTAAAATTTAATTCTTTTTCCCCCTTTTCTGATTCTTGTAAAAGAGCGGAGTGACAAATAAGGAAATAGGGGGTTTTTCAGAAAAAGTCGACCTATTCTTAGTAATTTTAGTTGCTTTAACTAGAATAATTAGAAAGAATTAAAATACTTAATTAACTACCAAATAAACTAATATCAATTATCAAATAAACACGTTAATTTTCTCGGACTTTGAAGCATTCATGCCGAGAACGAAATGATAATTTTTGTTCAGAATTTTTAAATATCAATAATTTTCAGTAAGCTTTCGGATGTTGATTTCTAAACAAATATCTAATAATTGCAGAAGAAGGCACAAATTGATTAGCAACTACTAGGTATTTTTTTTCCTTCATAGCTTTGTTCAAAATATTCAATGAGGCTAAAGATTTTCAAAATCTTGTTTTGAAGCAACACCTAAATTAGCTTGCTATAAATCTATTTTGTGCTAAAAAAAATAAATTGCGGTTCTATAGCAATTATTTCGGCAAAAAAAATGCTTTTGACCGCAAATATTTAATGAATTGTTTTGTGATTCTTATGGTTAATCAGGATAACATAAGTTCTGCGAAAAAACAAGCAGAAAAGCTTACCTTTACTATTCCAGGTAGCGATCGCTTAATTCAATCCGATCAGACTAAGATTGAATGGGCGCAGATTGCTCCAGGCAAAGTAGTAGTAGCAACGGTCGACCGTGCTTGGTTGTATCAACCTCATTCTATAGAAGATCGTTTTGCCCAACCGATGGAAGGTGCGGGTAGCATTGCTACAACTAGGAAATTATTGGATACAGCGATCGCTGCTGCCAAATACGCTATACAGTCTAACGTTAGACCTCCTGCGCTAACTTGTACACGCTGGGTATGGCGATTAGCAGGTGCTTATCATTTAACTGCCCCTACTCCCAGACTTTTGAAAGATGCTGCTATTGGTTTTGCTGGCAATGGTCGTAGTCTTTTAAAAAAATGGGCTTTAGAAAAAGCTCAAGAAGAAAAAGGTCACGACAGACTTGCTTTACTCGACATCCAGTCTTTGGGATACGATGCCGAAGCAGTGGTAAAGGCTCTTGTTCCTCCTGCTGCGGTAGCTTTGATTGATTACTTTACTCGTAGTGTGCAAGATGACGATCCCATCGATTGTGTAGGGTACACCTATACAATGGAACGCCTATCTTTAGGCATTGGAAAAGATTACATCCAAAATGTAGAAGCATTACTACCACCAAAGGTTAATGCTACTCGATGTCTGTGCGTACATAGTTCTGTTGGTGCTGATGCAGATCATGTAGATGAAAATGTATCACTTATATCTCAACTTACTCCCTCGGAGCGGACGCGTATAGCGAGAGCTTGTTACGAAACAGCATTAATGTGTTTTAGTCCACCACCTGAAGGTTATATCTCGGATGAGGAACTTGATCAGATCGTGCAACCATTCAAGAAAAGCTAGTCTTTACCTGCTCTTATCAAAATTTGAAAACTAAGAACAAACTATTTTTAGTACTAATTCACTGATTATCTCAAACACAAACTAAGGAGAATTAATTATGAACACTGCAATAGCTACTCAAATCAAACCAATTGAAAATAGCTTAGAAGTTTTGAATCAGTTTGGAATTGAGCTTGATTTAGATGGTATTTTAATCACAGAATTTGAACAAGGATTAGCAAACGACCTGGATAATCCTTTCTAATCAATTTCGATTATTTCGTTGGTTAAATAAGTAGCTAGGTTTGATCAATATTTTGAGTTGCCTAGCTTCTAAGTGTAATTTGGACTTCACCAAGCCAAATTTTTTTTTGCTTGAATTGTTAATAAATGTAATATTTAATTACAAAAGTTGTAAATTTTTGTGACTAGCCGTCAATTGAATAGATTAAGAAAACTCCAAAAGTTGATAAGGTAAATTTATTAGGAAACACCCTTAAAATAACAAACTAAGTCAAAAAAATACCTTGTTTAAAAATAGTGATTTTAAAATAAAAAAAACACTAAAATTTCTTAGCTACTTCTTGATTCTTGGTTGCTCAGTTCTTGTTTTAAGTTTAATTATTTTACCTGCTTTAACACAACAAGCAACCACAGTTACAGTTTTAATTCAGGCTTTAGAAGCAGCACAATGGCAACCTTTAGTTACAGAATTTAATCAAACTCATCCTCAAATTAAACTACAAATTATTGAAGGTCCAAATGCTACTAATCAGGTAGAAGATTTATATACATCTTCGTTTTTATTAGGACAATCTCCTTATGATTTAGTTTATATGGATATTGTTTGGGTACCCAAATTTGCTGCTGCTGGTTGGTTATTACCTTTATCAGACCGACTTACTACTACAGAATTAAAAGAATTTTTAGCAGGCGATGTCAACGGTGGTACGTTTCAAGGGCAATTATATCGAATGCCCTTTCGTTCCGATGCAGGAATGCTTTATTACCGCCAAGACTTATTGAGTGCCAATAACTATCAACCACCCAGAACCTTTGAAGAATTAATGGCAATTTCCCAAGATTTACAAGAAAAAGGAGTAAGTCAATGGGGTTATTTGTGGCAAGGAAAACAATACGAGGGTTTATCCGCCATGTTTGTCGAAATTTTACAAGGTTTTGGCGGTTTTTGGATTGAACCAGATACTCTTGAAGTAGGATTAGACCAACCAGAAGCAATTCGAGGAGTAGAATTTTTACGTAGTACTGTAGCGAAAAATATTTCTCCTGCGGGAGTGACTACCTACGCAGAAGAGGAAACTCGTCGTTTATTCCAAGAAGGAAAAGCAATCTTTTTACGTAACTGGCCTTATGTGGTTGGTTTAGCTTCAGCAGAAGATTCTCCCATTCAAGGTAAATTTGCTATTAAACCAATGGTTCATGCACCAGGTTATCCTAGTGGTGCTTGTCAAGGAGGATGGGGACTAGGTATTGCTGCAAATACTCAACATCCAGATGCAGCGTTGGAAGTAATTAAGTTTTTTGCTAGTGAGGATTCTCAACGTGAATTTGTTTTAGCTACGGGTTATGTTCCTAGTCGTAGATCTTTATTTAATGACCCTAAAATTGTTGCTAAATATCCCCATTATCCTGAATTGTTAAAAGTGGTGGAAAGTTCTGCTCTGCGTCCTCCTATTGCTCAATACGCTCAAGCTTCTGATATTTTACAACGCTATCTCAGTGCAGCTTTAACTAATAAAATGAATCCTACTGAAGCTATGCAGGCAGCAGCTAAAGAAACACGAAGATTATTAATTAACTAGCTAAAAAGCTTAATTAACATACAAAAATAAAAGTAAGTTAAACAGTTCATTCTCTATAAATTATGAATACATCTGTTTTTGAGCAATTTTTTGATCACTGTGTAGGTAACTGGCAATCAGAAAGAACTTATCATTATCTAGGTCATCAGGAAATAGAGCGATCGCGTACTGAATTTGAAATCAAACCTCTGACAAAGGCTCAAAAAGAACAAGTTTTAGCCGATAATGAGTATCAACAAGTTAATGATTTAGATAGTTTTCCTGGTTTTAATCTAGGTTTCTACACTATTTCGGACAAAGGGGAAGAGGTAAGTCAAAATCTTAATTTGATGTTTGTGCCAAAAACTGAAAATGGTTTGTGGTTAGAAGGAGATTATTTACGCGATCGCGCTTACGAAGAAGCTAGACCCATTATTTCTCACTTTCAGTTTAATAGCCAAACCAAAGAACTATTGATGACGACTAATTACACTAAAGTAGTTTCCGTTGATTCGATCACACTAACCAATCCTGATTTACGGATTCGGAAAATTCTTAACTATCAACGTCCCCCTGCTGGAAAACCTTTAGAAAAAGTATTACTAGTTGGATTTGGAGTTGAACAGAAAGTAATCTGAATTTTAAGCTGATTTTTTTTAAAATTTGTTAAGTTTTAAATGATGTCAATCAATTACGAAAACGTTATCTTTACAAAACTTAATGAAGTTCTTGTTAAGTTTTACAAAACTTGATGATATGGACTTCGACATCATTGTATAAATAAACTTGTCAAGGTGTTACAAAAAGTAAGGGGCTGACCTCGCTTTTTATGGGCAAGGCTTGTACACCCCATCAACTCAACTACTTTTGTTAATTTCTTTGACAAATATTCTCTCTAAGAAACTGCACTTAAATTAAAGGTGCAACTAAAAAACAGAGTTTAATTCCTCCAAGAGGAATCTTTGACTCTATGTAATCACTAGCAAAAAGTTTTGCAGTTGAGATCAAAAAGTAGGCGTAGTGAAGTGAAATATCTTCAAGGTTTTTGACATCATTGCGTTTTGCTTTAATCTTCAAATCAAGCAATCAAGTTTGCTAGAAAAGGTAAATTATTGTAACAAGATTAAGCAGAAGAGCGATCGTCTTTAGACCGTTATCTCTTCCAATGCTTGCTTAATTGTACTCAAACCTATTCAGAAAAATTTTATTCCTGAAAGGAGACTTTATTTAATGGCTTTTGGACCAGCATCGGAATTAGGTGTAGCTTTATTTGAAGACACCGCTCCTTTAGAATATATGCCAGGTCTTTCAGAAGAAGAACGAGAAAGTATTATCAAAGCCGTCTATCGGCAGATTTTAGGTAATGCTTATGTGATGGAAAGTGAACAAGCTACTGTTCCAGAATCCCAATTTAAACTTGGTAATCTCAGTGTCAGAGAGTTCATTCGCGCAGTAGCTAAATCTGACCTTTATCGTTCTCGTTTCTTTGAAACCTGTCCTCGTTATCGTTTTATCGAGCTTAACTTTAAACATTTCCTTGGTCGCAGTCCTGAAGGCTTAGAGGAAATGAGAAAGCACAGCACCATTTTAGATACCCAAGGCTTCAACGCAGAGATTGATTCTTATCTCGATAGCGATGAATATCAAAATGCCTACGGAGAAAATGTTGTTCCTTATTATCGAGGCTATAAAACTCAACCTGGTCAATCTATGGTTGAGTTTACTCATATGTTTGCGCTATTAAGGGGTGCTTCTTCAAGTGACTTCAAAGGAAGCTTATCTGGTAAGAGTCCAGTTCTCAACAAGTACGCAATTCAAAGCACACCTTTAGCCGTAATTCCTCCTTCTGGTGGCGTTGCTGGCGATGGTTGGTCTTTCCAAGATACCGGTCTTGGTGCGCGTACTCGTCAGGGAGTTGGTGCTG from Stanieria cyanosphaera PCC 7437 encodes:
- a CDS encoding potassium channel family protein; this translates as MNLDWFLICGLGNLGQHCVVALAEFGVKIAAIEQKEVIHWEITKIPDLINNLIIGDCRQNNILEQAQVKQCRAALIVTSNEQVNLETALAIRQLNPYTRLVVRSSQTNLNYLLSQQLGNFIAFEPTELPASAFTLAALGSNILGFIDLDGYRIRVCQRQITESDRWCYQRHLYELNSNQRKVIHYRPNSLLTQSSSLHWLPDAMLDYGDTLIYLEVVEKFSPHFLGKVAKKKQFTGNLQLFHPQQLFQQIISFVLSLSIRKVAFAYSAVVFLLLLIGTSVFHWYYPKINFGSAFFATATLLLGGYGDLFGEITDNTEIPWSIKLFSLGLTIAGTVFVGVLYAVLTEALLSSRFEFAKPRFPLPQNNHVVIIGLGRVGQQVINLLQQFQQTVIGIIFKPQIQSQYSIPILYGNIQETLSQANLTQAKSVVIVTDDEVLNLEVALMIRTINPLLHLVIRTSGNRSGQHLTKLLPNIQAIGVNTVAAEVFAGAAFGENILSVFRLNQQTILVTEYQIEINDTLNGLLLGELAYGYDVIPIFYQKPVHSSMFLPSEELKLVTGDRLIILATIEGLRRIEQGQIDLTSKCWQIKIIQALTPDAIFEGANLISRITGCSLVLARQTMNNLPQILPLFLYQPQAQKLVRELQKTLVTSIIFAADEN
- a CDS encoding TolB family protein, translating into MKALGKFNLIWLCFLSAALMSSCSRALLTTPEILTGGINSNSAEEHPTYSSDGRYLAFASDRNSNRDIFLYDLQQRQLVSLPNLNRRNSSQDQPSLSADGQYLAYVSNERGKTDIFVYNRQTQTTELLSANVRGSVSHPTISGDGSKVAFQTSQSGQWQIVIVNRN
- a CDS encoding sugar transferase, whose protein sequence is MNSPASRSTIAWLLFTSDIIGLLFCFNLAFLLRLEEIIDWRSPILYGLILVYLLGLYLADTYRLEIKLSGLWTSERVLFGILATVTVITSCIYLTGLWGSEPIVGRGILFISVGFFTIWAIAWRLLTGKWVKITEAKSRFLVLGSGEQALRFGLEYQSFHAKTDFVFLTKNNLEINQKLETEQNLIIDNFDNFSTWSKQSWSGVLIDDTVDNLSNEMIRELMEMRLKGVYVYSLANFCEQYWQKIPPSYIQDDWFAFTSGFSILHNRINIKLKKVIDKVAAGLLLILTFPLFVLVAIAIKLDSPGAILYSQVRTGLNGKKFKVYKFRSMCQNAEKQGIQWAKKRDPRITRVGFFLRLSRIDELPQIWNVLKGDMSLVGPRPERPEFDLQLREEIPYYDVRYLVKPGITGWAQVCYPYGSSVEDAYQKVAYDLYYIKNYSLLLDLKIAFKTLRVMILGKGR
- a CDS encoding phosphoketolase family protein → MTVATNIPAFCQGIQYFQEKLSGFAEYGQEPAIKEGEIAIASTQDKAAVYQTMLAADALRYLTLQITASKESGHPGGFASIADTIAALVMLGYKNIITEVGHHAPGFYSNVFLDTSLEAISINTVQDLRDRFREMHGLLGHLSGQIPGLLNPAGPLGQGQHFAMAGAKLHPGVLFPVTIGDGGLGEPYIMSSFGHFNTAYPEVTNFLPILVWNGYSQEHHSMVSTKTNEEMIAYWHGNGFAEVILVNAKDYDDSNQPGEYVDSTKFSFDSRMAFTQAILEATDQAAKSALSGKLTVLIIKQLKGAGVHKRGAQSHNLYPGDSVEKDYIVNALQERALTPEAWQLVRTNYLRSNGGAAVDTVVTEKELPLPDLGNLPLEEYPVEGDKKVATTAMGAIVGYVGKQDPNFVVTNADGNAASGINNINVALKIIHPTTDDLYFQQPQGQVYEPLSEDACAGLAVGLALFGARTLWCSYESFAINGLPIWQTVTQAMAELRRTTPSTITLFTAGALEQGRNGWTHQRPEIENYFAAMMRNGNVFPLFPCDANSIQVCYEWALSTRNKGITITASKSPLPIRTTFAQTHEGLEKGAVVLQEISGDKTVTFAVIGDMTLIPVFEAAEQLKSQGIGCKIVSVINPRRLYRSSDVAWETCSEKDGGFLTDAEFDNLFSGDALIGITGGTSAMLETIMLRSNSRRDVFAWKRGETTASAGQIMAFNGLTADNFVKRARQLIG
- a CDS encoding ABC transporter substrate-binding protein, whose translation is MILGCSVLVLSLIILPALTQQATTVTVLIQALEAAQWQPLVTEFNQTHPQIKLQIIEGPNATNQVEDLYTSSFLLGQSPYDLVYMDIVWVPKFAAAGWLLPLSDRLTTTELKEFLAGDVNGGTFQGQLYRMPFRSDAGMLYYRQDLLSANNYQPPRTFEELMAISQDLQEKGVSQWGYLWQGKQYEGLSAMFVEILQGFGGFWIEPDTLEVGLDQPEAIRGVEFLRSTVAKNISPAGVTTYAEEETRRLFQEGKAIFLRNWPYVVGLASAEDSPIQGKFAIKPMVHAPGYPSGACQGGWGLGIAANTQHPDAALEVIKFFASEDSQREFVLATGYVPSRRSLFNDPKIVAKYPHYPELLKVVESSALRPPIAQYAQASDILQRYLSAALTNKMNPTEAMQAAAKETRRLLIN
- a CDS encoding phycobiliprotein lyase: MNTSVFEQFFDHCVGNWQSERTYHYLGHQEIERSRTEFEIKPLTKAQKEQVLADNEYQQVNDLDSFPGFNLGFYTISDKGEEVSQNLNLMFVPKTENGLWLEGDYLRDRAYEEARPIISHFQFNSQTKELLMTTNYTKVVSVDSITLTNPDLRIRKILNYQRPPAGKPLEKVLLVGFGVEQKVI
- a CDS encoding phycobilisome linker polypeptide, with amino-acid sequence MAFGPASELGVALFEDTAPLEYMPGLSEEERESIIKAVYRQILGNAYVMESEQATVPESQFKLGNLSVREFIRAVAKSDLYRSRFFETCPRYRFIELNFKHFLGRSPEGLEEMRKHSTILDTQGFNAEIDSYLDSDEYQNAYGENVVPYYRGYKTQPGQSMVEFTHMFALLRGASSSDFKGSLSGKSPVLNKYAIQSTPLAVIPPSGGVAGDGWSFQDTGLGARTRQGVGAGANGKVYRIEVTGYSSPGAVNRVSKFRRSNKVYLVPYDKLSEEYQRIHQQGGKIASITPI